A single Anatilimnocola floriformis DNA region contains:
- a CDS encoding glycosyltransferase codes for MTIRILQIIPTLVRGGAEKQLALLAAGLPRDKFDVHVCVLTHSGPLEENLRAADVPLSFINKQWKIDPFAYWRLRKEIKRLQPDIVQTWLFAANAYGRQAAISTNVKHILASERCVDPWKGTLQLSIDRVLAKKTDRIITNSSGVQDFYAQHGLPVEKFAVIPNGIRPFTPTDTISREQLLTELKIPADARLIGAIGRLWPQKRVKDLIWATDLLKCIREDAHLLVIGDGPQRWRLERYARQANVPEKVHFLGERNDVPQILPHLDLLWLASGYEGQSNAVLEAMSAGLPVVASDIPGNRDLIVPEETGFLVDVGDRGTFAQRAQLLLSEPDLAKKLGAAGKARVLSEFSVEKMVDRHAALYEQLAG; via the coding sequence GTGACCATTCGCATTTTGCAGATCATTCCTACCCTCGTGCGCGGTGGCGCCGAGAAGCAACTCGCCTTGCTGGCGGCGGGCTTGCCGCGCGATAAGTTTGATGTGCATGTGTGCGTGCTGACGCATAGCGGCCCCCTGGAAGAAAACCTGCGGGCCGCCGATGTGCCGCTGTCGTTCATCAACAAGCAGTGGAAGATCGATCCCTTTGCCTACTGGCGACTGCGGAAAGAGATCAAGCGGTTGCAGCCCGATATCGTGCAGACCTGGCTGTTTGCCGCGAATGCCTACGGCCGACAAGCGGCGATCTCGACGAACGTCAAGCACATCCTGGCCAGTGAGCGCTGCGTTGATCCTTGGAAAGGAACGCTGCAACTATCGATCGATCGCGTTCTGGCCAAGAAGACCGACCGGATCATCACCAACAGTAGCGGTGTGCAGGACTTTTACGCACAGCACGGCTTGCCTGTCGAAAAATTCGCAGTGATTCCAAACGGCATTCGTCCGTTCACCCCCACAGACACGATCTCGCGCGAACAACTGCTCACGGAGTTGAAGATCCCCGCGGATGCGCGCTTGATTGGTGCGATTGGCCGACTCTGGCCGCAGAAGCGCGTGAAGGATTTGATCTGGGCAACAGATCTTTTGAAATGCATTCGCGAGGATGCTCACCTGCTGGTAATCGGCGACGGTCCGCAGCGTTGGCGACTCGAACGCTACGCGCGGCAGGCCAATGTGCCTGAGAAAGTCCACTTCCTCGGCGAACGCAATGACGTGCCGCAGATCCTGCCGCACCTCGATTTGCTCTGGCTCGCCAGCGGCTATGAAGGCCAATCGAATGCCGTGCTTGAAGCGATGAGCGCGGGCCTGCCGGTGGTGGCCAGCGACATTCCCGGCAATCGCGACCTGATTGTGCCGGAGGAAACAGGCTTTCTGGTCGATGTTGGCGACCGCGGCACATTCGCTCAACGGGCGCAACTATTGCTCAGCGAACCGGATTTAGCGAAGAAACTCGGCGCAGCGGGCAAAGCGCGCGTCTTGAGCGAGTTTTCGGTGGAAAAGATGGTTGACCGCCACGCTGCTCTTTACGAACAATTAGCTGGATGA
- a CDS encoding sialidase family protein has translation MRHILFYVTCLALLCGFLPCSSQAEGPSLEPTKVDLFEAGKDGYGTYRIPGIVVTKNGVVLAYCEARRNASTDWGQIDVMLRRSTDGGVTWSPMKKIIELEGKFERNPAAVAQKLGKEGEITVNNPIAIADPRPGVVHFLYCVEYNRLFYMRSEDDGLSFSKPIDLTAVVEKLRPSYDWQSLAVGPGHGIRLQNGRLLAAIWLSTGNGGHAHRPSVVSTVYSDDDGKTWQLGDIVANETKPLVNPNESILIELADGRVMINMRSESPEHRRAVSISPDGSTKWSTPKFNEQLLEPICMANIIRWPNAKEGSKTGIVFSNPHNLERANAKPGQGRDRKNLSLKLSYDEGETWPISKTLEAGSSAYSDLAVSADGSLLCFYERTKIDEATKKRTAFLTVARVSVAWMTDGKDK, from the coding sequence ATGCGACACATACTTTTCTACGTCACCTGCCTCGCTCTGCTTTGCGGTTTCCTCCCCTGTTCAAGCCAGGCGGAAGGGCCTTCGCTCGAACCTACCAAGGTCGACCTCTTCGAAGCCGGCAAGGATGGCTATGGCACGTATCGCATTCCTGGCATCGTGGTAACCAAGAACGGAGTGGTGCTGGCCTACTGTGAAGCTCGTCGCAACGCGAGCACCGACTGGGGACAGATCGATGTGATGCTCCGCCGCAGCACCGACGGCGGCGTGACTTGGTCGCCGATGAAAAAGATCATCGAACTCGAAGGGAAGTTTGAACGCAATCCCGCCGCCGTCGCGCAAAAGCTCGGCAAGGAAGGGGAGATTACGGTCAATAATCCGATCGCCATCGCCGATCCTCGGCCGGGCGTTGTCCACTTTCTTTACTGCGTCGAATACAACCGCCTTTTCTACATGCGGAGCGAAGACGATGGCCTGAGTTTCAGCAAGCCGATCGACCTCACGGCCGTCGTCGAAAAACTCCGCCCCTCGTACGATTGGCAAAGCCTGGCCGTTGGGCCGGGCCACGGAATCCGTTTGCAGAACGGCCGACTGCTCGCCGCGATCTGGCTGTCGACCGGCAACGGCGGCCATGCGCATCGGCCCTCGGTGGTCTCAACCGTCTACAGCGACGACGACGGCAAAACCTGGCAACTGGGCGATATTGTTGCCAACGAAACCAAGCCGCTGGTGAATCCCAACGAGTCGATTTTGATTGAGTTGGCCGATGGTCGCGTGATGATCAACATGAGGAGCGAATCGCCCGAACATCGCCGCGCTGTTTCGATCAGCCCCGACGGCAGCACCAAGTGGAGCACGCCGAAATTCAACGAGCAACTGCTCGAACCAATTTGCATGGCCAACATCATTCGCTGGCCGAATGCCAAGGAAGGTAGCAAAACCGGTATCGTCTTTTCGAATCCCCACAACCTCGAACGAGCCAATGCCAAACCGGGCCAAGGGCGTGACCGCAAGAACCTGTCGCTCAAGCTGAGCTATGACGAGGGAGAAACCTGGCCGATCAGCAAAACGCTCGAAGCCGGCAGCAGCGCCTACAGCGATCTCGCCGTTTCGGCCGATGGCTCGTTGCTGTGTTTTTATGAGCGAACCAAAATCGATGAAGCCACCAAAAAGCGGACTGCATTTCTCACGGTTGCGCGGGTCAGCGTGGCGTGGATGACGGACGGGAAAGATAAGTAG
- the pruA gene encoding L-glutamate gamma-semialdehyde dehydrogenase has product MTRHFPPAEDFSPDQIAQVEHQTQQLGMQLFSSLKLGQPHIWQRRWWDEKLLSWTMRDEGLKVQLFRFVDVLPMLQSPEAVTDHLHEYLAGVKEHLPAPARVALNLTQRLPFTQAAVARAARLSARDMARRFIAGETQEEVVRAARHERDLRRAFTLDILGEAVLTEREAEEHFRHYLELLENLAPQIATWPTDLLVDEDDRGPIPRLNLSIKLSALDSQFDAIDPAGTLKRVGPRLRELFRTARRLHAFINVDMESYEKKSLTLHIFRTILSEPEFNTWTDVGIVLQCYLRDTPADLITLRDWAAQRGAPVWVRLVKGAYWDFETIRAQANGWPIPVFQRKWQSDVCYEECTRFVLRNRLHLRPALASHNVRSLAHGIAAARVLGIPSDGVELQMLYGMADAEKQALVDLGMRVRVYMPFGDLIPGMAYLVRRLLENTSNDSFLRAGSFDHVPAAQLLKNPLDNATGESPTSTKSTYRVLTEDADMAPLAFRNQPPVDFAREENRDAMQSAIANVREQLGLTYPLVIGGEPVDSGEYFESLNPAQGTTVVGQIAAANKSHAEQAVAAAKTALPVWSRLPVEERANYLRRAAEVMRERLFELSAWEVFECGKTWREATGDVDEAIDFCEYYAEQAVRLQGLAGVDVPGEENRFEYLPRGVTAVIAPWNFPLAILTGMTVAAMVTGNTVIMKPAETSSVIGALLMEVFEEVDLPAGVLNYLPGRGEVVGAALVEHPDVAIIAFTGSRKVGLAINARAAEVSQKGMVQVKKVIAELGGKNAIIVDADADLDEAVSGVVKSAFGYQGQKCSACSRVIVLADVYDTFLHRLVAAAESLKIGLPDDPATVIGPVIDEESATRIRRYIEIGIHESRLVLGRDVATLAQQGAFVGPHIFADVPPNARIAQEEIFGPVLAVIKAADMTEALQIANGTDYALTGGCFSRSPETLDRVRREFVVGNLYLNRSITGALVGRQPFGGFKMSGIGSKAGGADYLLQFVLPRTITEHTVRRGFAPPPEQGE; this is encoded by the coding sequence ATGACCAGGCACTTCCCACCGGCTGAAGATTTCTCGCCTGATCAAATTGCTCAGGTCGAGCATCAAACGCAGCAGTTGGGAATGCAGCTCTTCAGCAGCCTAAAGCTAGGCCAACCGCACATCTGGCAGCGGCGGTGGTGGGATGAAAAGCTGCTGTCGTGGACGATGCGCGATGAAGGGCTGAAGGTGCAGCTCTTTCGCTTCGTCGATGTGCTGCCGATGCTGCAATCGCCGGAAGCGGTGACTGACCATCTGCATGAATATCTAGCCGGTGTGAAAGAGCATTTGCCGGCGCCGGCCCGCGTAGCGCTGAATCTCACGCAGCGACTGCCGTTCACGCAAGCGGCGGTCGCACGAGCAGCGCGACTGAGTGCCCGCGACATGGCCCGGCGGTTCATCGCGGGCGAGACTCAGGAAGAGGTCGTGCGAGCCGCTCGTCACGAGCGCGATCTGCGGCGGGCTTTCACGCTCGACATTCTCGGTGAAGCAGTTCTGACCGAGCGCGAGGCGGAAGAACACTTCCGCCATTATCTCGAACTGCTCGAAAACCTCGCGCCGCAGATTGCGACGTGGCCGACCGATCTGCTGGTAGATGAGGACGATCGCGGGCCGATTCCGCGGTTGAATCTTTCGATCAAACTCAGCGCGCTCGATAGCCAGTTCGATGCCATCGACCCGGCTGGCACACTGAAGCGTGTCGGTCCTCGCCTGCGCGAGTTATTCCGCACGGCGCGGCGACTTCACGCGTTTATCAACGTCGACATGGAGTCGTACGAGAAGAAGTCTCTCACGCTGCATATTTTCCGGACGATTCTCAGCGAGCCGGAGTTCAATACATGGACCGACGTCGGCATCGTGCTGCAATGTTACTTGCGCGACACGCCAGCCGATCTCATCACGTTGCGCGATTGGGCTGCTCAACGGGGCGCGCCTGTTTGGGTTCGCTTGGTGAAGGGAGCCTATTGGGATTTTGAAACGATCCGCGCCCAAGCCAACGGCTGGCCCATTCCGGTTTTTCAGCGGAAATGGCAGTCGGATGTTTGCTATGAGGAGTGCACGCGGTTCGTACTACGCAATCGGCTTCATCTGCGACCGGCGCTCGCTTCGCACAATGTTCGTTCGCTGGCGCATGGTATTGCCGCGGCCCGCGTGCTCGGCATTCCGTCGGACGGAGTCGAACTGCAAATGCTCTATGGTATGGCCGATGCCGAAAAGCAGGCTTTGGTCGATCTCGGTATGCGGGTTCGCGTTTACATGCCGTTCGGCGATTTGATTCCCGGCATGGCGTATCTCGTGCGCCGCCTGCTGGAAAACACGTCGAACGATTCGTTCCTGCGGGCAGGTTCTTTCGATCACGTGCCGGCGGCTCAGCTGCTAAAAAATCCGCTCGACAATGCGACCGGCGAATCGCCTACGTCGACAAAATCAACCTATCGCGTGCTAACCGAGGATGCAGATATGGCTCCGCTCGCGTTCCGCAATCAACCTCCAGTCGACTTCGCCCGCGAGGAAAACCGAGACGCGATGCAGTCTGCCATCGCGAATGTCCGTGAGCAGCTTGGCCTGACTTATCCACTTGTCATCGGTGGTGAGCCGGTCGACTCGGGAGAGTATTTTGAATCGCTCAATCCCGCCCAGGGAACAACCGTCGTCGGCCAGATCGCCGCGGCGAACAAATCGCATGCAGAGCAGGCGGTGGCTGCGGCGAAGACGGCCCTGCCGGTCTGGTCGCGATTGCCGGTCGAAGAGCGAGCGAACTATCTGCGCCGCGCCGCCGAAGTGATGCGCGAGCGCCTGTTCGAACTCTCGGCTTGGGAAGTTTTTGAATGCGGCAAGACCTGGCGAGAAGCCACCGGCGATGTCGATGAAGCGATCGACTTCTGCGAATACTACGCTGAACAAGCCGTTCGACTGCAGGGCCTTGCCGGCGTCGATGTCCCCGGTGAAGAGAATCGATTCGAATATCTGCCTCGCGGCGTGACTGCGGTGATCGCTCCTTGGAACTTCCCGCTGGCGATTCTCACGGGCATGACAGTCGCGGCCATGGTGACGGGCAACACCGTCATCATGAAGCCCGCGGAAACCTCGTCGGTGATCGGCGCACTGCTGATGGAAGTCTTCGAGGAAGTCGATCTTCCCGCTGGCGTGCTGAATTATCTGCCGGGCCGCGGCGAAGTCGTCGGCGCGGCGCTCGTCGAGCATCCCGACGTGGCGATCATCGCCTTCACCGGTTCGCGCAAAGTGGGTTTGGCGATCAACGCCCGTGCTGCCGAGGTTTCGCAAAAAGGAATGGTGCAGGTCAAAAAGGTCATCGCCGAGCTGGGCGGCAAGAATGCCATCATCGTCGATGCCGATGCCGATCTCGACGAAGCCGTCAGCGGCGTCGTGAAGAGTGCGTTCGGCTATCAAGGTCAGAAGTGTTCGGCCTGTAGCCGAGTCATTGTGCTCGCTGACGTTTACGACACATTCTTGCATCGGCTGGTGGCCGCGGCCGAGAGTTTGAAGATCGGTTTGCCCGACGATCCTGCCACGGTCATCGGCCCGGTGATCGATGAAGAATCGGCGACGCGCATTCGACGCTACATTGAAATCGGCATTCACGAATCGCGTTTGGTGCTCGGTCGCGATGTCGCCACGCTCGCCCAGCAAGGGGCCTTCGTCGGCCCGCACATTTTTGCCGATGTGCCGCCGAACGCGCGGATCGCTCAAGAGGAAATCTTTGGCCCAGTCCTGGCAGTCATCAAAGCAGCCGATATGACCGAAGCCCTGCAGATCGCCAACGGCACCGACTATGCGTTAACCGGCGGCTGTTTTTCGCGGAGTCCGGAAACGCTCGACCGTGTTCGTCGTGAATTCGTCGTCGGCAATTTGTATCTCAATCGCTCGATCACCGGCGCGCTCGTCGGCCGGCAACCCTTCGGAGGTTTCAAGATGTCGGGCATCGGCAGCAAAGCGGGCGGCGCCGACTATCTACTGCAATTCGTCTTACCGCGAACGATCACCGAGCACACCGTGCGACGCGGCTTTGCTCCGCCGCCGGAGCAGGGCGAATAA
- a CDS encoding trypsin-like peptidase domain-containing protein codes for MRRPSCLSFVFCLVLFFAAAASAQQGSLNFTGDVFATRVWTDASSTFKVEAQLLKVVNGVAHLKRVDNSKTIEIPLAKLCAADNEYIRKFAEPVAGGPQSAFPTAAKLEVAAKRQRDAKKALALYSVFMADAKIPDEEKERAKAGHESWQRAADQSLLRLGTKWLTKAEIEKLEAEELKLFHEATQLYQIGSVEAAEKRFRDASRAQPESIRADFRLGLLAAIIDRDTNKAADRFEACVTRRLNKREELTVAETANLCASLNNLAITEIRQRQYSQALGHWAQALDLTPTVPEIVQNLGRVGLLSRAEMRAKMGPLLSVNLDTAETKRWETLYTKARRVNGGYEFDPKTGWLYMNDVREVKPAATLEQFPPTSPNSSTSPTSSVTRYQDPYRKLRVAGSGTGFVIAPGYVMTNAHVADEADGLYLVEQENPQKRMPATVHVVSKRPDLDLAILRCNELQAPPLSFATELPRLGAELRLLGFPRSFELGNTLKVTRGLVSGLPPHSGMEGALANFRNYLLYDAVMNGGNSGGPACDIHGRVVAVNTAILLPYSVGGGYPAGVGSDQAVAFLQDNLRGIRDNWHDAVAKERTWEEAVEHVAASTVQVLILKDTNTVEFTDKYEATRRRKTWDGFEDPWCMACHGSGMFPCPVRDCKQGRTLTYRTESVPLLDGSRLTKQVPVRVPCSTCDGAGKVRCTACYQGIDPAFSRY; via the coding sequence ATGCGGCGACCTTCCTGCCTGTCGTTCGTGTTTTGCCTCGTCTTGTTTTTCGCAGCAGCTGCATCGGCTCAACAGGGCTCGCTGAATTTTACTGGCGATGTCTTTGCAACGCGCGTCTGGACCGATGCCTCCAGCACGTTCAAGGTCGAAGCGCAGCTGTTGAAAGTGGTCAACGGCGTTGCGCACTTGAAGCGCGTCGACAATTCCAAAACCATTGAGATCCCGCTCGCCAAGCTGTGCGCAGCCGACAACGAGTACATTCGCAAATTTGCAGAACCCGTAGCAGGCGGGCCGCAATCGGCATTTCCGACGGCAGCCAAACTGGAAGTAGCGGCAAAGCGCCAGCGCGATGCCAAGAAAGCGCTGGCACTCTACAGCGTGTTCATGGCCGATGCGAAAATTCCTGACGAAGAAAAGGAACGCGCCAAAGCGGGACACGAAAGCTGGCAGCGAGCCGCCGATCAATCATTACTGCGACTCGGCACCAAATGGCTCACGAAGGCCGAAATCGAAAAGCTGGAAGCGGAAGAGCTCAAGCTGTTTCACGAGGCGACACAGCTCTATCAGATCGGTTCGGTGGAAGCCGCCGAGAAACGGTTTCGCGATGCGAGTCGAGCTCAGCCCGAAAGCATTCGCGCCGACTTTCGCCTGGGACTGCTCGCCGCCATTATCGATCGCGATACCAATAAAGCAGCCGATCGCTTCGAGGCATGCGTGACTCGCCGGCTTAACAAGCGCGAAGAATTGACCGTTGCAGAAACGGCCAACCTCTGTGCTTCGCTCAACAACCTGGCGATCACGGAGATCCGTCAGCGCCAGTATTCGCAGGCCCTCGGTCACTGGGCACAAGCGTTGGACCTGACGCCCACCGTCCCCGAAATTGTGCAGAACCTCGGCCGGGTCGGTCTTTTGTCGCGAGCTGAAATGCGAGCCAAAATGGGACCGCTCTTGTCGGTGAATCTAGATACAGCCGAAACGAAGCGATGGGAAACGCTCTACACCAAAGCCCGCCGAGTGAACGGCGGCTATGAGTTTGATCCCAAAACCGGCTGGCTGTACATGAATGATGTGCGCGAAGTGAAACCGGCCGCCACACTCGAACAATTTCCACCAACCTCGCCAAACTCTTCAACTTCACCAACGTCGTCAGTGACGCGTTACCAAGATCCTTATCGCAAGCTGCGCGTCGCAGGCTCTGGGACAGGTTTCGTGATCGCGCCCGGTTATGTCATGACCAATGCACACGTGGCCGACGAAGCCGATGGTCTCTATCTCGTCGAACAGGAGAATCCACAAAAGCGAATGCCGGCCACCGTGCACGTTGTTTCGAAACGGCCCGACTTGGACCTGGCCATTCTGCGTTGCAACGAACTGCAAGCGCCGCCGCTGAGTTTTGCCACCGAACTCCCCCGCCTGGGCGCGGAGTTGCGACTCCTTGGTTTTCCCCGCTCGTTCGAGCTCGGCAATACGCTCAAAGTGACGCGCGGTTTGGTTTCCGGCTTGCCGCCCCATTCGGGAATGGAAGGAGCGCTGGCTAATTTCCGTAACTACTTGCTCTACGATGCGGTCATGAATGGTGGCAATAGTGGCGGGCCTGCCTGCGACATTCACGGTCGCGTGGTGGCGGTGAATACAGCGATCCTGCTCCCTTATTCGGTCGGCGGCGGTTATCCCGCCGGCGTCGGTTCTGACCAAGCTGTCGCATTTTTGCAAGACAACCTGCGCGGCATACGCGACAACTGGCATGATGCCGTAGCGAAAGAGCGGACCTGGGAAGAAGCCGTCGAACACGTTGCCGCGTCCACAGTTCAGGTGCTAATCCTCAAGGACACCAACACGGTCGAGTTCACCGATAAGTACGAAGCGACGCGCCGCCGCAAAACCTGGGACGGGTTCGAGGATCCATGGTGCATGGCCTGTCACGGTAGCGGCATGTTTCCCTGCCCGGTGCGTGATTGCAAACAGGGACGAACATTAACGTATCGCACCGAATCGGTGCCGTTACTCGATGGCAGCCGATTGACGAAGCAGGTTCCCGTGCGGGTTCCCTGCAGCACCTGCGACGGCGCCGGAAAAGTTCGCTGCACCGCCTGTTACCAGGGGATCGACCCTGCGTTTTCCAGGTACTAA